Proteins encoded together in one Marinithermus hydrothermalis DSM 14884 window:
- a CDS encoding rhodanese-like domain-containing protein, whose protein sequence is MSFTQTQQITPKKAKELLDQGVPFIDVREVEEYAQARIPGAKLIPLSEFTTRVAEIPKDTPVVLYCRSGNRSAQAAAWLAMMGYRNALNLEGGILAWYRQGLPLDTQPIEAAYQATAYHELTPHEAAAWVREGAVVVDVREPFEYAMGHLPGALNIPLGQLPNRLEELPKDRRILLVCASGNRSSAACELLLEHGFAGERIGNLEGGTYAWITAGLEVER, encoded by the coding sequence ATGAGCTTCACCCAAACCCAGCAGATCACCCCAAAGAAGGCTAAGGAGCTCCTTGACCAAGGCGTGCCCTTCATCGACGTGCGCGAGGTGGAGGAGTACGCCCAAGCCCGCATCCCGGGCGCGAAACTGATCCCCTTGTCGGAGTTCACCACCCGCGTTGCGGAGATCCCCAAGGACACTCCCGTGGTGCTGTACTGCCGCAGCGGGAACCGCAGCGCCCAAGCCGCTGCCTGGCTCGCCATGATGGGCTACCGCAACGCCCTCAATCTCGAGGGCGGCATCCTCGCCTGGTACCGCCAAGGCCTCCCCCTCGACACCCAGCCGATCGAGGCCGCCTACCAAGCTACGGCCTACCACGAGCTCACCCCCCACGAGGCCGCAGCCTGGGTTCGGGAAGGCGCCGTAGTGGTGGACGTGCGGGAACCCTTCGAGTACGCGATGGGACACCTGCCCGGCGCGTTGAACATCCCGCTCGGCCAGCTCCCCAACCGCCTCGAGGAACTCCCCAAGGACCGCCGGATCCTCCTGGTCTGCGCCTCGGGCAACCGCTCCAGCGCCGCCTGCGAGCTGTTGCTCGAGCACGGCTTTGCTGGGGAGCGGATCGGAAACCTGGAGGGCGGCACCTACGCCTGGATCACGGCCGGGTTGGAGGTTGAACGGTGA
- a CDS encoding transposase, with translation MTQAALSLLWTLLALLPSPHLQESLKALLLLLLHGHGKARPQHSQVKSPSALSRFLNRYPWPTRALIRLARKEAEKALDRARKKKGPKPRLLVVLDLVTLEKRGRFQALPLSFFHGKWGLHLVVLYLVYGDLRIPWAYRLWRGKGEKALSRLALSLLASLPPWMRRAFRIRVAADAAFGTTRFLFGVKRLGFEAVVGMRRDRRLREGGRLGDLRRQGSRVYLWGLSFPVWVAWYRYPLPQGGWEWRYVVATFPATPRTALTWGKRRFAIEHFFRAAKSEFSLGQFGQRTALGVHRFLVLSLLAYLLAHWVGMEGEGSWREARERAARVLLPELVVQVALRELYALGLWPPGGGGEGLCGICGRCKF, from the coding sequence ATGACCCAAGCGGCCCTGTCCCTACTTTGGACCCTCCTGGCCCTTTTGCCAAGCCCCCACCTCCAGGAATCCCTCAAGGCCCTGCTCTTGCTCCTCCTCCACGGCCACGGCAAGGCCAGACCCCAGCACAGCCAGGTCAAGTCCCCCTCCGCCCTCTCTCGCTTCCTCAACCGCTACCCCTGGCCCACCCGCGCTCTCATCCGCCTGGCAAGAAAAGAGGCCGAGAAAGCCCTGGACCGGGCCAGAAAGAAAAAAGGCCCCAAGCCCCGTCTCCTGGTGGTCCTGGACCTAGTCACTCTGGAGAAGCGGGGCCGTTTCCAGGCCCTGCCCCTCTCCTTTTTTCACGGCAAGTGGGGACTCCATCTGGTGGTCCTCTACCTCGTCTACGGAGACCTCCGCATCCCTTGGGCCTACCGCCTCTGGCGGGGCAAGGGGGAGAAGGCCCTCTCCCGCCTGGCCCTAAGCCTCCTGGCCTCTCTGCCCCCCTGGATGCGCCGGGCCTTCCGGATACGGGTGGCCGCGGATGCGGCCTTTGGCACCACCCGGTTCCTTTTCGGGGTGAAGCGGTTGGGTTTTGAAGCGGTGGTGGGGATGCGGCGGGACCGGAGGCTGCGGGAAGGGGGGAGGCTTGGGGACCTCAGGCGGCAGGGGAGCCGGGTCTACCTTTGGGGGCTTTCCTTCCCGGTCTGGGTGGCCTGGTACCGCTACCCCCTGCCCCAAGGGGGCTGGGAGTGGCGGTACGTGGTGGCCACCTTTCCCGCCACGCCCCGGACGGCGCTCACTTGGGGAAAGAGGCGGTTTGCCATAGAGCACTTCTTCCGCGCCGCGAAAAGCGAGTTCTCCCTGGGGCAGTTTGGGCAGCGGACGGCTTTGGGGGTGCACCGTTTTCTGGTGCTTTCCCTTCTGGCCTACCTGTTGGCCCACTGGGTGGGCATGGAGGGGGAAGGAAGCTGGCGGGAGGCCAGGGAGCGGGCGGCGCGGGTTCTCTTGCCTGAGCTCGTGGTGCAGGTCGCCCTGCGGGAGCTCTATGCCCTGGGTCTCTGGCCGCCGGGGGGAGGGGGTGAAGGTTTATGCGGGATATGCGGGAGGTGCAAGTTTTGA
- a CDS encoding MFS transporter, translated as MPRAALAFPTVFWLLALNNLFVGGMVGLERTVLPLLAHEAFGLEQGVAVGGFIVSFGISKALFNLLAGGLADRVGRRRVLVLGWLTGLPVPLVLIWAPSWGWVVAANLLLGVNQALSWSMTVNMMVDLAPPNRRGVAAGINEFAGYLGVSALAFFTGLVAAAHGLRPAPFYLGTATALLGLGLALAAPETHRPTALFRVRWVRGVGVPSLLGLLTNLKDGLVWVALPLLLAARGLDPAAIGAVAGLYPLVWALGQLLFGPLSDRMGRRPLILAGITLQGVGLGLLGVTPGLEVALAAAFVLGLGTSMVYPTLIAHVADQTPADRRATALGIYRFFRDGGYVLGALLAGLGAPQLPQVLVASGAGFLGVALWVRSKL; from the coding sequence GTGCCACGCGCTGCCCTCGCCTTTCCCACCGTGTTCTGGCTCCTGGCCCTGAACAACCTCTTCGTCGGCGGCATGGTGGGCCTCGAGCGCACCGTCCTGCCCCTCCTCGCGCACGAAGCGTTCGGGCTCGAGCAAGGCGTGGCCGTCGGCGGCTTCATCGTCTCGTTCGGAATCAGCAAGGCCCTGTTCAACCTCCTCGCGGGGGGGCTGGCTGACCGGGTCGGACGCCGCAGGGTGCTGGTGCTGGGCTGGCTTACGGGCCTTCCGGTGCCCCTGGTGCTGATCTGGGCCCCCTCGTGGGGGTGGGTCGTCGCAGCCAACCTGCTCCTGGGCGTGAACCAGGCCCTCAGCTGGTCCATGACCGTGAACATGATGGTGGACCTCGCCCCCCCCAACCGGCGCGGCGTGGCCGCCGGGATCAATGAGTTCGCCGGGTACCTCGGGGTGAGCGCGCTCGCCTTTTTCACCGGTCTGGTGGCCGCCGCCCACGGCCTGAGGCCGGCCCCGTTCTACCTCGGCACCGCCACCGCCCTGCTGGGGTTGGGCCTCGCCCTCGCCGCCCCGGAAACCCACCGTCCCACCGCCCTGTTCCGGGTCCGGTGGGTGCGGGGCGTGGGCGTACCCAGCCTGCTGGGGCTGTTGACCAACCTCAAGGACGGCCTGGTCTGGGTGGCCCTCCCGCTCCTTTTAGCCGCGCGGGGGTTGGACCCCGCCGCGATCGGGGCGGTCGCTGGTCTCTACCCCTTGGTCTGGGCTCTCGGTCAGCTCCTCTTCGGCCCCCTCTCCGACCGGATGGGACGTAGGCCGCTCATCCTGGCCGGGATCACGCTGCAGGGCGTGGGGCTTGGCCTGTTGGGCGTGACCCCTGGCCTCGAGGTCGCCCTGGCCGCAGCGTTCGTCCTGGGGCTCGGGACCAGCATGGTCTACCCCACCCTGATCGCGCACGTGGCCGACCAAACCCCCGCCGATCGGCGCGCGACCGCGCTGGGCATCTACCGCTTCTTCCGTGACGGCGGGTACGTCCTTGGGGCGCTGCTCGCCGGGCTGGGCGCGCCGCAGCTACCCCAGGTGCTCGTAGCGAGCGGGGCTGGATTTCTTGGAGTCGCGCTTTGGGTGCGATCCAAGCTATAG
- the pdo gene encoding protein disulfide oxidoreductase, translated as MSLLGTEEQRIVKERLSGLTRTVELLLFTNRADPACLYCSETETLLGELEALSERLHLVVHDLADPEARALAERMRVEAAPTLILREEGSNAVNLRYRGIPAGYEFASLLEDITMLGRDGHGLPDEVVARLNALPEEVQLQVFVTPSCPYCPQAVRTAHRLAYASEKVWGEMIEANEFPELSQRFQIHGVPDTIVNQGATRILGAQPLSAFLEAIQQVAPVR; from the coding sequence ATGTCTCTGCTCGGAACCGAGGAACAACGAATCGTCAAAGAACGGCTCTCCGGCCTCACGCGCACCGTCGAGCTTTTGCTCTTCACCAACCGCGCGGATCCCGCCTGCCTGTACTGCAGCGAGACCGAAACCCTGCTCGGCGAACTCGAGGCCCTCTCCGAACGCTTGCACCTCGTCGTGCACGACTTGGCTGATCCCGAGGCTCGTGCGCTCGCTGAGCGCATGCGAGTCGAGGCCGCGCCCACCCTCATCCTTCGGGAGGAGGGCTCGAACGCGGTGAACCTGCGCTACCGCGGGATTCCCGCCGGGTACGAGTTCGCCAGCCTCCTGGAGGACATCACGATGCTCGGGCGGGATGGGCACGGTTTGCCGGACGAGGTGGTCGCTCGGCTCAACGCGCTTCCCGAGGAGGTCCAGCTCCAGGTCTTTGTGACCCCGAGCTGCCCGTACTGCCCGCAGGCGGTGCGCACCGCTCACCGGCTGGCCTACGCCTCCGAGAAGGTCTGGGGAGAGATGATCGAGGCGAACGAGTTCCCCGAGCTCTCCCAGCGCTTCCAGATCCACGGCGTGCCGGACACCATTGTGAACCAAGGGGCGACCCGCATCCTCGGCGCGCAACCCTTGAGTGCCTTCCTCGAGGCCATCCAGCAGGTCGCCCCTGTACGGTAA
- a CDS encoding MBL fold metallo-hydrolase: MLFKPFYEESLAIASYMIGCPATGEALVVDPTRDIEAYLQEAQKHKLRIVAVTETHIHADYLSGARELAKATGATLYLSDEGDENWKYQNLDGFKYVLVKDGDEIRIGNVRVQVVHTPGHTPEHISFLVTDGAAADEPMLFLTGDFVFVGDVGRPDLLEEAAGIQGTAEPGARRMFHSLKTKFLTLPDHVQVWPGHGAGSACGKALGALPSTTVGYERRFAWWATYLEKDDEEGFVRALLQDQPEAPSYFAQMKRLNRDGAPLLGGIPHPARLTPTQFHKALAEGAVLVDTRDKYAFAGGHLKGAINIPAGRNFTTWAGWLLPYDKPLILLAAPELLETLTRHLIRIGLDNIAGYIPTLEGYVEGELETVPQVTAAEAKAMWERGEAHVLDVRGAQEYRAGHIPGALHIHAGRVMRHLEQLPTNKPLIVYCQGGDRSSTAISALLAAGFRNVVNLTGGFQAWHTQGFPVDKGQETAEAAI; this comes from the coding sequence ATGCTCTTCAAACCCTTCTACGAGGAAAGCCTGGCCATCGCGTCCTACATGATCGGCTGTCCGGCCACCGGAGAGGCCCTCGTCGTGGACCCGACCCGCGACATCGAGGCCTACCTCCAGGAAGCCCAAAAGCACAAACTACGGATCGTCGCGGTCACCGAGACCCACATCCACGCCGACTACCTCTCCGGCGCCCGCGAGCTCGCCAAGGCCACCGGCGCCACCCTCTACCTCTCCGACGAAGGCGACGAAAACTGGAAGTACCAGAACCTGGACGGCTTCAAGTACGTCCTCGTCAAGGACGGCGACGAGATCCGCATCGGTAACGTCCGTGTCCAGGTGGTCCACACCCCCGGCCACACCCCCGAGCACATCTCCTTCCTCGTCACCGACGGCGCCGCCGCGGATGAGCCCATGCTCTTCCTCACCGGCGACTTCGTCTTCGTAGGCGACGTGGGCCGCCCCGACCTCCTCGAGGAGGCCGCCGGCATCCAAGGGACCGCCGAGCCGGGGGCGCGCCGCATGTTCCACAGCCTCAAGACCAAGTTCCTCACCCTCCCCGACCATGTCCAGGTCTGGCCCGGCCACGGCGCCGGCTCCGCCTGCGGCAAGGCCCTCGGTGCCCTCCCCAGCACCACCGTCGGGTACGAGCGCCGCTTCGCCTGGTGGGCCACGTACCTCGAGAAAGACGACGAGGAAGGGTTTGTCCGGGCGCTCCTCCAGGACCAGCCCGAAGCCCCCAGTTACTTCGCCCAGATGAAGCGCCTCAACCGCGACGGTGCCCCGCTACTGGGCGGCATCCCGCACCCCGCGCGCCTCACCCCCACCCAGTTCCACAAGGCCCTCGCCGAAGGCGCGGTTCTGGTGGACACCCGCGACAAGTACGCCTTCGCCGGCGGGCACCTCAAAGGCGCGATCAACATCCCCGCCGGGAGGAACTTCACCACCTGGGCCGGCTGGCTCCTCCCCTACGACAAGCCCCTCATCCTCCTCGCTGCGCCGGAGCTGCTCGAGACCCTGACCCGTCACCTGATCCGCATCGGGTTGGACAACATCGCCGGGTACATCCCCACCCTCGAGGGGTACGTCGAGGGCGAGCTCGAGACCGTACCCCAGGTCACCGCAGCCGAGGCCAAGGCCATGTGGGAGCGGGGCGAGGCCCACGTCCTCGATGTGCGCGGCGCCCAGGAGTACCGCGCGGGCCACATCCCCGGCGCCCTCCACATCCACGCCGGTCGCGTGATGCGGCACCTGGAGCAGCTCCCCACCAATAAACCCCTCATCGTCTACTGCCAGGGCGGGGACCGCTCGAGCACTGCGATCAGCGCCCTGCTGGCCGCCGGGTTCCGCAACGTCGTGAACCTCACCGGCGGCTTCCAGGCCTGGCACACCCAAGGCTTCCCCGTGGATAAAGGCCAAGAGACCGCCGAGGCCGCCATCTAA
- a CDS encoding response regulator has translation MIRVFLVDDHPVVRAGIRFLLEAKGPVQVVGEAESGEEALEKIPLLKPEVAVLDLSLPGMSGIETAKTLRTRAPEVRLVALSMHEDPEYVQSFFEAGGQGYVPKSAVEAELVDAVLAVVRGEYYAPARLLSRVAREMANPHAREAKLTERELEVVRQIAEGKTYKEIAEHLGISEKTVATYRERAAEKLGLKTRAELVRWALERGLLG, from the coding sequence ATGATCCGCGTGTTTTTGGTGGATGATCACCCGGTGGTGCGCGCCGGGATCCGGTTCCTGCTCGAGGCCAAAGGTCCTGTGCAGGTGGTAGGAGAGGCCGAGAGTGGCGAGGAAGCCCTCGAGAAGATCCCCCTGCTCAAGCCCGAGGTGGCGGTGCTCGACCTTTCGCTTCCCGGAATGAGCGGGATCGAGACCGCGAAAACCCTGAGAACGCGGGCCCCCGAGGTGCGCCTTGTGGCGCTCTCGATGCATGAGGACCCTGAGTACGTGCAGAGCTTCTTCGAGGCCGGCGGACAGGGGTACGTCCCTAAAAGCGCGGTGGAAGCCGAGCTGGTGGACGCGGTGCTCGCCGTGGTGCGGGGAGAGTACTACGCTCCCGCCCGACTCCTTTCACGGGTTGCGCGCGAGATGGCGAACCCTCACGCGCGCGAAGCCAAGCTGACCGAGCGCGAGCTGGAGGTGGTCCGGCAGATCGCGGAGGGCAAGACGTACAAGGAGATCGCGGAGCACCTGGGGATCAGCGAGAAGACCGTGGCGACCTACCGCGAGCGGGCCGCGGAAAAGCTCGGTCTGAAGACCCGGGCCGAGCTCGTGCGGTGGGCCCTTGAACGCGGGCTGCTCGGCTAA
- a CDS encoding cytochrome c oxidase subunit II has translation MEEKKLAKTLERYERGWIVFALTMILVFLVLTGYTVSNFASYVPDTVNRVDPRSVRLEGEFANPRVEQVGPNAYRVYMIAQAFSFVPGEVRVPKGAEVTFYVTSPDVQHGFLVENTNINVQIIPGGHVKNSVE, from the coding sequence ATGGAGGAGAAGAAACTGGCGAAAACCCTCGAGCGCTACGAGCGTGGCTGGATCGTCTTTGCACTGACTATGATCCTGGTCTTTCTCGTGTTGACCGGGTACACCGTCTCGAACTTCGCCTCCTACGTGCCGGACACCGTGAATCGGGTAGACCCGCGGAGCGTACGACTGGAGGGGGAGTTCGCCAATCCGCGGGTGGAGCAGGTCGGGCCGAACGCTTACCGGGTCTACATGATCGCCCAGGCCTTCAGTTTTGTGCCGGGGGAGGTACGGGTGCCGAAGGGTGCGGAGGTGACCTTCTACGTCACCAGCCCGGACGTACAGCACGGGTTCTTAGTGGAGAACACCAACATCAACGTCCAGATCATTCCAGGGGGTCATGTAAAAAACTCGGTTGAGTAA
- a CDS encoding b(o/a)3-type cytochrome-c oxidase subunit 1, which produces MAVATRSQAEATPYAAHPEKKVALYFVVLGFVALLIGTLFGPLQALNYAGINLYPLLEPLVKSYYQGLTLHGVLNAIVFTQLFAQGVVPYLQARELGVRPNLTLSWIAWWMVLVGLVMAAVPLLTDDATVLFTFYPPLQGHWAFYVGAALIVLSTWVTAYVSLEMWLRWKRQHPGQVTPLVTYMSVTYWLMWLLASIGLVVEAAVFLIPWSLGIAWKDGVDPLVARTLFWWTGHPIVYFWLLPVYIAAYAMLPRFAGGKLVSDPLARVVFLAFLLFSTPVGFHHQFADPGISPTWKMIHTVLTLMVAVPSLITAFTVGASLEFAGRVRGGRGVLGWIPKLPWRNPTVAAFLLAFIAFIPGGAGGIVNASFSLNYVVHNTAWVVGHFHLQVATMVTLSFMGLSFWLLPHLTGKPLVKPGVALASVWLWFIGMMVMALGLHWMGLLGVPRRTWISNMAEEGVYAQAAVPMVFNAIAGVVLLVAAAMFFYVFFATLLQSRRNAREAWEEVPFAEVLSGPEGRRSVRLMDRVGLWFGIALALVLVVYLPTLVGLFRNMVAAPGMRLW; this is translated from the coding sequence ATGGCGGTAGCGACGCGAAGCCAAGCGGAGGCGACGCCGTACGCGGCTCATCCGGAGAAGAAGGTCGCGCTGTACTTCGTCGTTTTGGGGTTCGTTGCCCTGTTGATCGGCACGCTCTTCGGGCCGTTGCAGGCCCTGAACTACGCGGGGATCAATCTGTACCCGTTGCTCGAGCCCCTGGTGAAGTCGTACTACCAGGGGTTGACCTTGCACGGGGTGCTGAACGCCATCGTCTTTACTCAGCTTTTCGCGCAAGGGGTGGTGCCGTACCTGCAGGCCCGTGAGCTCGGGGTGCGCCCCAACCTCACACTGTCCTGGATCGCGTGGTGGATGGTGCTCGTTGGTCTAGTGATGGCGGCGGTGCCCCTGTTGACCGACGACGCGACCGTGCTCTTCACCTTCTACCCGCCCCTTCAGGGGCATTGGGCCTTTTACGTGGGGGCCGCGCTGATCGTGCTCTCCACCTGGGTCACGGCTTACGTCTCCCTGGAGATGTGGCTCCGCTGGAAGCGGCAGCACCCGGGCCAGGTCACGCCCCTCGTAACCTACATGAGCGTCACCTACTGGTTGATGTGGCTGCTGGCCTCGATCGGGCTCGTGGTGGAGGCCGCAGTCTTCCTGATTCCCTGGTCTCTAGGCATCGCCTGGAAGGATGGCGTGGACCCGCTCGTGGCGCGCACCCTGTTCTGGTGGACGGGCCACCCCATCGTGTACTTCTGGCTGCTGCCGGTATACATCGCGGCGTACGCCATGCTGCCACGGTTTGCGGGCGGGAAGCTCGTCTCGGATCCCCTGGCGCGCGTGGTCTTCCTGGCCTTCCTCCTCTTCTCTACGCCGGTCGGCTTCCACCACCAGTTTGCGGATCCCGGGATTAGCCCGACCTGGAAGATGATTCACACGGTGTTGACCCTTATGGTGGCGGTGCCCAGCCTGATCACCGCTTTTACCGTGGGGGCCTCCCTCGAGTTCGCGGGCCGCGTGCGCGGCGGGCGGGGGGTGCTGGGATGGATTCCGAAACTGCCCTGGCGTAACCCCACCGTGGCGGCCTTTCTGCTGGCGTTTATCGCCTTTATCCCGGGTGGAGCTGGGGGGATTGTGAACGCCAGCTTCTCACTGAACTACGTGGTGCACAACACCGCCTGGGTCGTGGGGCACTTCCACCTGCAGGTCGCTACGATGGTCACGCTGTCGTTCATGGGACTGAGCTTCTGGCTGCTGCCCCACCTGACGGGTAAGCCTTTGGTGAAGCCGGGCGTGGCCCTCGCCTCGGTGTGGCTGTGGTTCATCGGGATGATGGTGATGGCCCTGGGGCTGCACTGGATGGGCCTGTTGGGCGTGCCGCGCCGCACCTGGATCTCGAACATGGCGGAGGAGGGTGTGTACGCGCAAGCGGCGGTACCCATGGTGTTCAACGCGATCGCCGGGGTGGTGTTGCTCGTTGCGGCGGCGATGTTCTTCTACGTTTTCTTCGCGACCCTGCTCCAGTCCCGGCGAAACGCCCGCGAGGCGTGGGAGGAGGTGCCCTTTGCGGAGGTGCTCTCCGGCCCTGAGGGACGCCGGAGCGTGCGCCTTATGGACCGGGTGGGTTTGTGGTTCGGGATCGCGCTCGCGTTGGTGCTGGTGGTGTACTTGCCCACCCTGGTTGGCCTGTTCCGCAACATGGTTGCCGCGCCCGGGATGCGCTTGTGGTAG
- a CDS encoding rhodanese-like domain-containing protein, protein MPRALDPHTAYHLLDRFQIVDVREPEEWAEGVLPEALRLPLSHLEALAPLRVARERPVLLYCRSGNRSREAAQTLARLGHRQVWHLEGGLTAWRAAGLPCIPPS, encoded by the coding sequence ATGCCGCGTGCCCTGGATCCTCACACCGCCTACCACCTCCTCGACCGCTTCCAGATCGTGGACGTGCGTGAACCGGAGGAGTGGGCCGAGGGCGTGCTCCCGGAGGCCCTTCGCCTGCCCCTCTCCCACCTCGAGGCCCTCGCCCCCCTGCGCGTGGCGCGGGAGCGGCCCGTCCTCCTCTACTGCCGCAGCGGGAACCGCTCCCGCGAAGCCGCCCAAACCCTCGCGCGTCTTGGCCACCGCCAGGTCTGGCACCTCGAAGGGGGCCTTACGGCCTGGCGCGCGGCCGGTCTGCCCTGTATCCCCCCAAGCTAA
- a CDS encoding cytochrome c oxidase subunit 2A — translation MQEGKPTGTLALIAFLTATILIFWFGVFYLFLSRG, via the coding sequence ATGCAAGAGGGGAAACCAACAGGCACCTTGGCACTCATCGCCTTCTTGACCGCCACGATCCTGATCTTTTGGTTTGGGGTGTTCTACCTCTTCCTTTCCCGGGGGTGA
- a CDS encoding sulfite exporter TauE/SafE family protein, translated as MILAWIGAVLIGLSLGLLGSGGSILTVPILVYLVGEPEKLAIAESLAIVGLISLAAALPYARKGLVDFRNVLWFGVPGMAGTYLGAFLSQFVSGALQLALFAFVMLLAARSMARPPRLEATPRAPRPYWKIALDGLGVGVLTGLVGVGGGFLIVPALVLLGGLPMHQAIGTSLVVIALKSAAGFYKYALLLPAQGYAMHWELIGLFSLLGFAGSLLGGRLALRVPQASLRRGFAGFLVAMGALILVRNLPDLL; from the coding sequence GTGATCCTAGCCTGGATCGGGGCGGTGCTCATCGGGCTCTCCCTTGGGCTGCTCGGCTCGGGAGGTTCGATCCTCACCGTGCCCATCCTGGTCTACCTGGTGGGGGAACCGGAGAAGCTCGCCATCGCTGAGTCCCTGGCCATCGTCGGCCTGATCAGCCTCGCCGCCGCGCTGCCCTATGCGCGCAAGGGCCTGGTGGACTTCCGCAACGTCCTTTGGTTCGGGGTGCCCGGCATGGCCGGCACCTACCTCGGGGCCTTCCTCTCCCAGTTCGTCTCCGGCGCACTTCAGCTCGCCCTGTTCGCCTTCGTGATGCTCCTCGCCGCCCGCTCCATGGCCCGGCCGCCCCGCCTCGAGGCCACGCCCCGCGCACCGCGGCCGTACTGGAAGATCGCGCTGGACGGGCTCGGGGTGGGCGTCTTGACGGGGCTCGTGGGGGTCGGGGGCGGATTCCTCATCGTCCCGGCCTTGGTTCTCCTCGGGGGACTCCCCATGCACCAAGCGATCGGAACGAGCCTCGTGGTAATCGCGCTGAAGTCCGCTGCGGGATTCTACAAGTACGCCCTGCTCCTCCCCGCCCAAGGGTACGCGATGCACTGGGAGCTGATCGGGCTATTTAGCCTCCTCGGGTTCGCGGGCAGCCTCCTCGGCGGCCGCCTCGCCTTGCGCGTGCCTCAGGCAAGCCTGCGCCGTGGGTTCGCCGGGTTCCTGGTCGCGATGGGAGCCTTGATCCTTGTGCGGAACCTTCCGGACCTGTTGTAG
- a CDS encoding rhodanese-like domain-containing protein: protein MELRMRRVLLLLLGLLFVLAACAPQGRYTDVSVDDLYDRLNDPSVYIVDVRTPGEFAAGHVPGAVNLPLQEIDRWWNELPKDRPVYVYCRSGSRSRQASEYLKRKGFTNIYNVTGGILDWQAAGYPLVR, encoded by the coding sequence ATGGAACTGCGGATGCGTCGCGTGCTCTTGCTGCTGTTGGGTTTGCTCTTCGTGCTGGCGGCGTGCGCGCCCCAGGGGCGGTACACCGATGTCTCCGTGGACGACCTGTACGACCGCCTGAACGATCCCTCCGTGTACATCGTGGATGTGCGCACCCCCGGGGAGTTCGCGGCCGGACACGTGCCCGGGGCGGTGAACCTGCCCCTTCAGGAGATCGACCGTTGGTGGAACGAACTTCCGAAGGACCGGCCGGTCTACGTGTACTGCCGCAGTGGCAGCCGTTCCCGCCAAGCCTCGGAGTACCTGAAGCGCAAAGGGTTCACCAACATCTACAACGTGACCGGTGGCATCCTGGACTGGCAGGCGGCGGGGTATCCCTTGGTACGCTGA
- a CDS encoding sensor histidine kinase, which translates to MGVCRVAEGEHARPWPRTEAEQRTRELETLQRLAQATLRSLEPREVLQSALATLVHTGWFRCGEAFITGTAGLDTVAVGTCPYTDLKACALRPALLEWVREALEAKEVRQVQGWQIVPIDAEAAIAVSGGQVSRPFLNTVVECIRAAFERARLYTALKEKEAQRARLFKALLNAQEEERTRISRDLHDQVGQALTGIILGLEAALADPNPARLEGLKELAGMTLADVRRIALDLRPSVLDELGLEAALKRYTREVGERYGLEVELVARLPLRLPPEMETVLYRVAQEALTNVVRHARAQRVSVVLTAHRDAVQLVVEDDGVGFDPRRVASTRLGLAGMRERVELLGGQFRLESAPGAGTTVYARLPLKPGGRA; encoded by the coding sequence ATGGGCGTGTGTCGAGTGGCGGAAGGGGAGCACGCGCGACCCTGGCCCCGGACCGAGGCGGAACAGCGGACGCGCGAACTGGAGACCCTCCAGCGCCTCGCGCAGGCAACGCTGCGCAGCCTGGAGCCGCGCGAGGTGCTGCAAAGCGCCCTCGCAACCCTGGTGCACACCGGGTGGTTCCGCTGCGGCGAAGCCTTCATCACCGGTACAGCCGGGCTGGACACCGTGGCGGTCGGCACCTGCCCCTACACCGACCTGAAGGCCTGCGCGCTGCGCCCCGCTCTCCTCGAGTGGGTGCGGGAGGCCCTTGAGGCGAAGGAGGTGCGGCAGGTGCAGGGCTGGCAAATCGTGCCCATCGACGCTGAAGCGGCCATCGCCGTCTCGGGCGGTCAGGTGTCCCGGCCCTTCCTCAACACGGTCGTGGAGTGCATCCGCGCCGCGTTCGAACGCGCGCGACTCTACACCGCTCTCAAGGAAAAGGAGGCCCAACGCGCCCGCCTCTTCAAGGCTCTACTCAACGCCCAGGAGGAGGAACGCACGCGCATCTCCCGCGACCTACACGACCAGGTGGGCCAGGCCCTGACCGGCATCATCCTTGGCCTCGAGGCCGCCCTCGCCGACCCGAATCCGGCGCGCCTCGAGGGCCTTAAGGAACTCGCCGGAATGACGCTCGCGGACGTGCGGCGCATCGCGCTGGACCTGCGGCCTTCCGTATTGGACGAGCTGGGGCTGGAAGCCGCCCTCAAGCGGTACACGCGCGAGGTCGGGGAACGGTACGGCCTTGAGGTGGAGCTGGTGGCCCGCCTGCCCCTTCGCCTCCCCCCGGAGATGGAGACCGTCCTCTACCGCGTGGCGCAAGAGGCCCTCACCAACGTGGTGCGGCACGCGCGGGCCCAGCGGGTCTCGGTGGTCCTGACCGCGCACCGGGACGCGGTGCAGCTCGTGGTGGAGGACGACGGCGTGGGGTTTGATCCCCGCCGGGTCGCCTCCACACGGCTGGGGCTCGCGGGGATGCGGGAACGCGTCGAGCTGCTGGGGGGCCAGTTCCGGTTGGAGAGCGCACCGGGTGCGGGAACGACCGTGTACGCCCGGCTGCCGCTCAAACCGGGAGGACGCGCATGA